In the Brevundimonas mediterranea genome, AGGCCTCCGGCAGCGCGGCCCCGCCGGAAGGCTGGGCGGCGCGCCACCTAGCCCTGCGTGACGAGGACAACGCCGTCCTCGGCGTCATGCCCCTCTATCTGAAGGGCCACAGCCAGGGCGAATACGTCTTCGACCACAGTTGGGCCGACGCCTATGAGCGCGCCGGCGGCCGCTATTATCCCAAGCTGCTCGGCGCCGTGCCCTTCACCCCGGCGACCGGGCCGCGTTTCCTCAATCATCCCGACACAGACGCCGCGACGGTGCGGCAGGCCCTGCTCCAGGGCGCCCTGACCCTGGTGGAGCGGATGGGGGTGTCGTCCCTGCACGTCAATTTTCCGACCGAGGTCGAGTGGACGGACATGGCCCAGGCCGGCCTGCTGCCGCGCCAGGACATCCAGTTCATCTGGCGCAACGACGGCTATCAGACCTTCGACGACTTCCTGGCCGCCCTGTCGGCCAACCGGCGCAAGACCATCCGCCGCGAACGCCGCGACGCCCAGGCCGATCTCGACATCCGCGTCCTGACCGGCGCCGAAATCACCGAGGCCCATTGGGACGCCTTCTTCGCCTTCTACATGGACACGGGCGACCGCAAATGGGGCCGGCCTTATCTGACGCGGGACTTCTTCACCCGGGTCGGTGAGACGATGGCGGACCGCATCGCCCTGGTCATGGCCTTCCGCGACGAAACGCCCATCGCCGGCGCCCTGAACTTCATCGGCCGCAACGCCCTGTACGGCCGCCAGTGGGGCACGCTGGAAGAGGTGCCCTTCCTGCATTTCGAGCTCTGCTATTATCAGGCCATCGAGTTCGCCATTGCGCGCGGCCTGTCCCGCGTCGAGGCCGGCGCCCAGGGTGAGCACAAGATCGCGCGCGGCTATCTGCCCTCGCCGGTCTATTCCGCCCACTTCATCGCCGACCCCGCGCTGCGCGGTCCGGTGGCCGACTATCTCCGGCGTGAAGGTCCTGCCGTCGAGGCGCAAAGGCTGGAGATGACCGCGGAACTGTCGCCGTTCAAAGGAAATGGCTGATTCCCGCCCCCTGCGCGGATTCGACGCCCCGGCGTCGGAACTCAGTCCAATCGCGCCAGCACCGGGTCGAGCGAAGCGAGAAAATGCGCCCATCCTGTCTTTGCGCCCTGATAGAATTGGTCTTGGCCGTCCTGAAAGCCCGAATGCTCCATTCGCAAACTCGCGCCCGTAGCCGAAGGCGCAAGCGTCCAGGTCACCACGCTTTCAAGGCCATGGGCGGACCAGCTGTAGGTCAGGGTTCTGTTCGGTTCGATTTCCAGAACCTTGCAGGATACCGCCCCCCAATCTCCGCGAAACTCGAAGGCGTGGCCGAGCTCGGCCTGAAAATCGTTCTTCATCAGCCACTCTGCGATCAGGTGGGGCTGCGTCAGTGCGCGCCAGATCTTCTCCGGCGGATAGGGAAACTCCCTCTCGATGACGACAGAGCGAATTTGGGTTGCAACCTCGGTCATTGGTCCATCCTCTGGAGTAGATTATCGAGCTCGTCGAACCGACCTCGCCAGAAGTCGGTCATTCTCCCTGTCCAGTCGTTCAGCGGCGCAAGGGCGTCGGCGCGCGCGCTGTAATGGGTTTCTCGTCCTTGGCGACGATCGCGCACCAGGCCTGCCTGCTTGAGGACGCCGAGGTGTTTTGAGACTGCAGGTTGGGAAACGCCGGACTGTGCAGTAAGCGCGTGCACCGTCTGCTCTCCCTCACGACACAGGCTTTCGAAAAGTCCGCGTCTGGTCGGATCAGCCAAGGTCGTGAAAAGCAGTTCGTGCGAGGCAGACATGAAACCCATAACGCGACAGTGATGAGTTAACCGATAACTTCAAGGTTATGGTTTGTCAATGCGCGCCGCCTGCCTGGGCCCAGACTTGGTACATGCCATGGAAAAGAGTGGGGCGTCGCGCCTCGAGCGTGTCCCACAAGCTCAGATCCAGAGGGTCGGCCGCCCCAAACGCCGAGTTGAAGGCAGCCCTCGCCTCAGGTGAAGCTTCGAAACCCACCAACCGCAGCCCTGCCCCAGCGATCAGCCTGCCCAGTTCCGGCGGCGTGTAGCGATGCTCCTGAACATGGAAGACCAGGTCGCGACAGCCGCTGAGGCTGTAGAAGTCGGCGCTCTCCTTCAGCGCGGCCAAGGGCTCCCCGTCGGGCAGGGCCAGAACATGGGCGCGAAACGCCCGGATGTCCGCCTCGACCGGCGTCCAGCCCCGCGCCCGGATCAGCTGATGTGCCGCCCGCACCACCGCCCGCGCCCGCTCGCTGTAGAGGCCCAGCCGCACCACGCCACCGGGCCGCAAGACGCCCGCCAGCCGCGCCAGCCCGTCCTCGGGCCGCGCCATATGGTGGAGTACGCCCGTGCTGGTGACGACGTCGAACCGCGCTCGCACCTTGTCCAACGCCAGGATGTCGCCCTGGACGAACTGAACCCGCGTCAGCCCGAGGTCTTCCGCCACCCGCATGCCGTGGGCCAGGCTGGCGCGGCTCAGGTCCATGGCGGTGATCGCCAGCGAAGGGTCCATCCGCGCCATGTCGATAGGCTCGAACCCTGTGCCGCACCCCGCGACCAGCACTGTCTCCGCACGACCGGCGAAGGCCTTGCCATCAAGCCCCGGCAGGGCCGCGATCGCATCTGAGAGTCTTCGCGGCGTGGGCGCGGGGGGCGCTGACCAGCGCGGATAGGGGTTGGCCTCGTACTGATCCTTGACCGCTTCGGAAATGGCGTCGGCGCCGTCGGGCGTCAAGGCTGGCACGGACTGGGCCAGAGTACGCTCCCGCGCGGGCTCGTCGATGGCGCGGCGGATCAGTTGCGCCTTGAGTTCGCCCTCCCCCAAGGCCGTCGCTTCTGACAGGGTGGGCGACCGGGACAGCATGGCGACCGCGCCATCAGTTGCCCGTACCTGTGCAACATATTCGGATGCGAAGCCGCTGATCCCCAGGGCGGCGACCAGGTCTCCGATGGGAGTATCGCGTGCGTCCCCCGCCCCTGTTCCCGCCTCGACCACCGCCGTCCGCACCGCATTGAGCCGCATCTCCATGGCGGCGCTGACGTTCACACAGCGCGACAGGAAGGCTAGCCACAAGGGGTCGCGCCCCATGGCATCCAGCGTCGCCGCCGTTCCGTCGAACCGGGCCTGTTTCAACAACAGGGTCTCCGCCGTGACGCGCGCCAGGGTCTGCGGATCTACGGTGGGCGAGCACAGACAAACGAGCAGATCGCGGTCCAGCGCCGGATCCCAGGCGCTGGGCTTTAGCCCTTCCAGCAGGCGCGCGAACGCCGGCGCGACCCGCAACCGCACCGCCGCATCCCCCTCCGCCATCGCCTGGCTCAACAGTTGGGCCGCCGTTCCGGGATCGCCGTGCTCGGCCAGGAACAGACCCATGCCCGCAAGTCCGGGCGCAAAATTGGGCGCCGCCTTCAGGCACGCCTTGTAGGCCGCAAAGGCGCCGTGCAGGTCCCCGTCCGCCAGCCGCCCCTCCGCCTGGGCGAGCAAAGCCCCCGCCTCTTCAATCTGTTCAACCTGCCCCATCGGCCCAGTATGCCGCCGCCGTGCGCTCCGCGCATGAAAAAAGGCCCGGGCGTCTCCGCCCGGACCTCCCATTCGTCGTCGATCAGGCCCGATCAGGCCGTCTCTTCTTCCTCCGACTTCACCGCCACGCCGCCGGCGCTCTTGATGTCGAAGTCGATCTTGCCGTCCTTCAACTGGACCTTGACGTGCCCGCCGCGCGTCAGACGCCCGAACAGGATGTCGTCGGCCAGCGGCTTCTTGATCGAGTCCTGGATGACCCGCGCCAGCGGACGCGCGCCGTACAGTTCGTCGAAGCCGTTC is a window encoding:
- a CDS encoding GNAT family N-acetyltransferase → MTFTLTVHEGIADIGREAWDACARPTGDPFVSYDFLHACEASGSAAPPEGWAARHLALRDEDNAVLGVMPLYLKGHSQGEYVFDHSWADAYERAGGRYYPKLLGAVPFTPATGPRFLNHPDTDAATVRQALLQGALTLVERMGVSSLHVNFPTEVEWTDMAQAGLLPRQDIQFIWRNDGYQTFDDFLAALSANRRKTIRRERRDAQADLDIRVLTGAEITEAHWDAFFAFYMDTGDRKWGRPYLTRDFFTRVGETMADRIALVMAFRDETPIAGALNFIGRNALYGRQWGTLEEVPFLHFELCYYQAIEFAIARGLSRVEAGAQGEHKIARGYLPSPVYSAHFIADPALRGPVADYLRREGPAVEAQRLEMTAELSPFKGNG
- a CDS encoding SRPBCC family protein; the encoded protein is MTEVATQIRSVVIEREFPYPPEKIWRALTQPHLIAEWLMKNDFQAELGHAFEFRGDWGAVSCKVLEIEPNRTLTYSWSAHGLESVVTWTLAPSATGASLRMEHSGFQDGQDQFYQGAKTGWAHFLASLDPVLARLD
- a CDS encoding ArsR/SmtB family transcription factor, encoding MSASHELLFTTLADPTRRGLFESLCREGEQTVHALTAQSGVSQPAVSKHLGVLKQAGLVRDRRQGRETHYSARADALAPLNDWTGRMTDFWRGRFDELDNLLQRMDQ
- a CDS encoding class I SAM-dependent methyltransferase — translated: MGQVEQIEEAGALLAQAEGRLADGDLHGAFAAYKACLKAAPNFAPGLAGMGLFLAEHGDPGTAAQLLSQAMAEGDAAVRLRVAPAFARLLEGLKPSAWDPALDRDLLVCLCSPTVDPQTLARVTAETLLLKQARFDGTAATLDAMGRDPLWLAFLSRCVNVSAAMEMRLNAVRTAVVEAGTGAGDARDTPIGDLVAALGISGFASEYVAQVRATDGAVAMLSRSPTLSEATALGEGELKAQLIRRAIDEPARERTLAQSVPALTPDGADAISEAVKDQYEANPYPRWSAPPAPTPRRLSDAIAALPGLDGKAFAGRAETVLVAGCGTGFEPIDMARMDPSLAITAMDLSRASLAHGMRVAEDLGLTRVQFVQGDILALDKVRARFDVVTSTGVLHHMARPEDGLARLAGVLRPGGVVRLGLYSERARAVVRAAHQLIRARGWTPVEADIRAFRAHVLALPDGEPLAALKESADFYSLSGCRDLVFHVQEHRYTPPELGRLIAGAGLRLVGFEASPEARAAFNSAFGAADPLDLSLWDTLEARRPTLFHGMYQVWAQAGGAH